TTGCATTTTAAGTGTAACAATAGTataattagtaatgtctagattaagccatttataatttgCTTGCATTTCTTATTTGTGcaagttttagtgtttacttggtgttacataagacaagaccagccATCATGAATAGCATTTcatttctatgcatttaatattgctgttaaccattctgacttcccctgcttatttgagtgtcaaagtgatcgttacatgtgtattatgttatggtgtgatggtactttgagcttgatgaaaagaggaaagattAGTTATTCCaaatttaggagcaatccaaatcaaatagtttgattcctgatctgaagaggtggaactcttcactactggttgaactaatttctccgccctgcagggACCACTTCCCCAGGGGTATTTACACCAgggacaccctagtggaatcgtatttccctctatcttcaaacttctttcaccttctctttttgcgtcgcattttctttaattttcctttgttcttaaattttttaaacctaagttaaacttagaaatatGAACGAGCAACGCattttgttacgttagaaagtcattaagaaactctgcgaaactgaaactattacagtCATTAGTTGATTTGCTATTTTtgatcaaactaattaaattagattccagcccgtttcctttttgggctagttttaGTAGCGCTggcgctttgaaacaccttggaaagtttagcctggctgactgttactttgctgaccccAAGCAGTCATCATCACcacgggcgacgattcctggcccagaggctgtggcacctggatcagagagggcacgccttgCTCAACCAAgacggtaacgggagacgctgcacagctgcCTACAGCTCCgaactaaggcaagacaaacatctctaatcctctgagaagaatggtgtttctcaaagcgctaaatttgaacattccaaattcattagttatccttagatttgtataagttagaaacaaatattcttttcgcttgatcaaagccatcacacacttaggtcttgaccattcctgGTCCTTTCACTCATTAATTCATTCATCGCTggtcatctcattctgattgttttcttagtttctgttatgtttatttgagcaacaagtgtcttcactttgtttgggattatgattgggtaaaaatataataaaataatggtcaaaaacaccctaaaaggtcaagatgatgatctaacgtccggggagctgaatcccaccccgtgagcaacaggtttataaggtgatgttgtgacaAAAAAttctcagtctgtcttgtcttctgtcacttttctatggaataaacgctttgttgaccctggatcttactgctctggacttagtcattttttgagaccctgcggCTGGGATAATTTTGGGATCTGGCTGCTGGGACTTAAAATAATTTTGGGTTCTTGCTTTGGACTGGATTTTCCACACTTTGAGAGTTTATCTTTTTACCTCTTTGGAAAGTTACAACATTTCTGGAACCTTACTACCGTGCATTTTAGttaatttttcttctttttgggatttaccatttaatctctggaatttatatatttagaatttttaTCATCTCATCAAAGGATAATTTAAACCTgttggatttataaaaagctcagtcagattggaatacaaaatttaaaggctttagtgtcggacacgacaatatccagtagtgttggattaataaaacgttaaaaggaatctggttttgtgtgcattgttcttccgatttaaacagaggtcactgaaccgcgacaagaactcacggcataagagactgatttggttttatcatgcgaaagttgttattgttgttcagaactggtaactcattgaattgacatctggcgttgactagattgatacaagtgtggtttcagctttaactaatattttaaattaataacaaacctggtgccccaacttcaagatgtattaatgtttctgcattaatatcaagctattaataatttgaatcagCTACAGATTCTAGAGGTTGCAGTTTCCAACCTGCCTCGAGCAGTGTACCTCTTGTTTGGCACTCCCTCTGCAGTAGCCAAAGAGCTTTATAAACAAACTTACTGTAGGTCAAAGTCAAAGATTCAAAAGGTGAAAGATGAGCTTGCAACAAAATAAGATGATGCTATCGTCTAAAAATCTTAACTAATCATAGTGCATTGTGTGGTTATTCACAAAGCAGAAggaaaatattaaacaaatataaaataagtaTTTTGCAAGTATTGTAAATTTTAACTCTACATAAATTATTTTAGTACAGTTAAACTAATTTTATGTAACTTAAATTAAATACTGACCTGTAGTGGACAGGCTTAGGGGGGGAAACGCGTGATGATAAATTGTCACAAAGTCACATGGTACTGATGGTGATAACGACTTAAGGTGCATCAACTGCAAATTTTAGTGTTCGCCAGTTTGTAGTAAGCGGGTGATGGAGGAAGGCCTATTTTCGTTGACCGCTGTATTATGCCGATACAACACGTTACTCTGGGGATTACTGGATGTCATTATTAATGGTTAAAAGAATAAACGGAATTAAATATATTGAACCTGAGTCCGTCAATATTTGTACGGCGCGTATTGGACAAGCTTCCCTCAATCAGCCGCTTGGCGACTCTGAAAATATTGAAGCCATGATTTTGCTTTGAATGGTTAACAACCATGGTGCCAGACTGCGGTGCTTAAGGgttactgtcctgctggtttacCAACTATTCCTGCTGATCACCTTAATTAGGTGTCAGTTGTCTTATCTAGCTGTTATTTACATAATCAATAGaaaccagagcagagagaggtggAGTACCAACAGGACAGTAGCCCTGGAAGACTTAGGTTTGACACCCCTGTTTTacagaatagaataaaaaagaaaaagaatacaTGACCCTATTGTGTTGAAGGAACAGGAAAGAAAGAGCCTAGCAAAAAAGTGCAACTACTTTTGATTTTACAAAGGGAAACTGTGATGATACATTTAGTGGTCATTGAAAGCAGTAGAGATCACAAGACTGAATAGGTACCTCCACAGCACTAGCCTGCTGGACATGGTGCATCAGATCCATAGCACTGCCAATATGCTTTCTGATGTAGTTCATTGATTGCTTCTCTGCAGCAATGATCTCCTTCACCTGAGAGGACAAGGCTGCATGTTTCGCCCTGATAGAGATCAGGTTCTCCAAAATCATCACTGTGGTCTCCTGAGGATAAGCAAACTTTTGTAACTGGCACTTACAGTCCGGAGCCTGCTACTGTAGTGGaataatgacacacacacacactcgtgtttCACATCTATGTGGGtgctcaccattgacataatgccttccctagtcctttaccctaaccatcacaaataaaggcaggtGTCTAACCTTTGCTataatccaaaccaaaactccattctaacctcagccctaaaaaaacattttgaccaTCAAAAAAGCCTTCAGACTGGTGGGGATCCACCAAATGTCCCCACGTTGTCAAAAAAACTTGAACTGAACTTgaaaaaaacatggtttatggtccctacatcgaaaaaaaaaatgtacactCTGTGTGTAGTCTAAATTCCACATAAATTCCATACATACATAACACAATTGAACTGTAGCAACTATTATGATTCAAACAAGGTAAACAGGTTTTGCCGTCCGTTTGACCTAAAAAACTAAAGTagatttctttttcatttgaGCTCAAAGAATTCACACCTGCTGCAGGCATTAAAAGGACCtgatcctctgtcttacctcaGCAGAAACTCCATTCTTTGTCTTGCTGTTGACAGAGTGCAGTTTCAGCCGTTTCTCAAGGTAATCCAGGTCAGCCTCTGACTTTTGGAACTGGAAAGACACTTTGTGTTACACTTTGAATACAATAGCATATATTCCTTGCTAAAGGACGCTAACTTCTTTGGGGTTAAATCGGGTCCATAGGTTTTGACCAACAAGGGTTGAATAAACAACATACAGCTGTAATTATTCCCAAAGCTTGGGTATTAATACCGGTTTGATTTGTAATACGTTTACAAATTTAAATGTTGGTGGGAGATCTTTTAATGGATGACCCAACAAAATGTCCTACTCTTAGTGCCCCTAAGTCGAAGAATGCTTTAATGTAGTGAATGCTTTGCACTGTGCTGCAAAGCACACACTGTATTGTTgtaatcccaaggcttcaatcaGCCTTGGGATTACAACAATACACTGTAtacaacaatataaaatatatcataatatcataaagtgaagttatttttgtgataacctttatgtttttgttgcaacaaccgtgttaagctggggtggaaatcagcctcaccccagcactttgtgctgatcagtggaggttcctgcctgttccatgacaacggccagctgcagcagatacagaattgagctcagtagcactttgacttataAGTCAAACTcttaatgctcagtgtccacagcagctctatacttattactgatgagttcattgcactgttgattccccataagagcagttgtagacattaagcttttttaaactacctggtctttcatatagttgagggggtgtttttaaggaattaattcaacattacagcattcaacaatatatgcaaatttatagcagaatgcattgtgggtgatgcaccataacaggaactggtgttaataggagtgaccattgcaatgattaataaacaattattgcattagactcttcatgtggacataagagactaatctttaaGTTCAATTGCAATACTTTACAGGGGTCAtaacatgcaaaatccactttttagacattttggagcgttcctatgactctatgggtcacatatacacacactgagcacggtagaaatgcatttccttcttttttcacattttgaaaacgtaaattttctcatccaatgaaaactgACCACTTCCTACTCTGAGACCGTGTCCCAggtgtcgtcacactggtaggaagttctccctgcaaatcctgaaccaccacccccacaatgatcccgaaccaaaactggacttccgccatttcccccctctcactcaccgtgaacagacgagcacggcagcgcccaagtcctcccatggaaatagttcggttcttgggtgttttaaccaacaccaaagtctgttcactttaccaagggatcaacaagtgaggaccttgtgggtcacttttattttaaacgtaccggtgccagaaacactgcctcagcatttatacgtatgtgcatttcaaacaagggtgcatataatgctggatttgtttcatggctcctgttggaaaaaaaaggatctattcctacagtccgtcattcactcactgaagtaagtacatgcttgatatttataatgttttaaaatgttagtttgtctgtttaaaatgtagtaacctatgtgtgaggcaagttagtagctagctatgctaagggctacagccagtcgaccgagcctttgtccccttcaaatgtgctcatgtggg
This Betta splendens chromosome 14, fBetSpl5.4, whole genome shotgun sequence DNA region includes the following protein-coding sequences:
- the ska2 gene encoding spindle and kinetochore-associated protein 2 translates to MEITVDKLEAMFQKSEADLDYLEKRLKLHSVNSKTKNGVSAEETTVMILENLISIRAKHAALSSQVKEIIAAEKQSMNYIRKHIGSAMDLMHHVQQASAVEVPLATGASVKQQSLRVTPNQL